In Roseibium algicola, the DNA window ACTACGACACCTTCCTGCATCTGATGATGGCTCAGATGCAGAATCAGGATCCGACCAATCCCATGGACGCGTCAGAACAGCTCGCGCAGCTCGCAAGCTTCAGCCAAGTTGAGCAGTCTATTCAGACGAACGCCAAGCTGGAAACGCTTCTGACCAATCTTTCGTTCGGTCAGGTAGATGATCTGATCGGGCGGACCGTGACCGACGCCAACGGCACGACGGGTGTCGTGGAAAAGGTTGAAGTCTATTCCGACGGCACCGTGCTCGCGCTCGACAATGGTCAGGGTGTTCTGCTTGGACCGGGTGTAACCATTTCCTGAGCGGATGGAATGACATGAATGAAGTTGATGCCCTGGACCTGGTCCGGACTGCAATCTGGACGATCCTCGTCGGATCTGCCCCCGCGATCGTACCGGCGATGATTGTCGGTATCGGAATTGCATTGCTGCAGGCCCTGACCCAGGTTCAGGAAATCACTCTTACCTTCATTCCGAAGATCGTGGCGATCCTGGTCATGATCGTGGTCGCCGGACCTTTCATCGGCGGCCAGATCTACTCGTTGACGACCCTGATCTACAATCGGATCGAAACGGGGTTCTAGCGACGGTCTGCAGGACTATTCTTGCATGGTTTCAGGTGCCGTCGTGGTCCTGAATTTATTTGTCGTCCAGCTTTGCAGCGAAAGCTGTAAGCCGGGATCAGGTCCTTTGCGTTGTCGGCGAAACCTTTCACCTTGGCACATGTCGCTAATGGATCCAGGCCTTTGCCGCGATGACAAGGTAGATGCGTTTCTCGCATCCATTTCTCCTTGAACCACGACTTGCTTCAAGTGCGAAGGCCGCTCCCTTCAGAGCCTGGAGCGACCATCGTCGGTCAGAACGCTCACCCTTTCCCGAACTTCCCTCCTGAAATCCTTCTTCAAAAAAGCCTCGCGCAAGCTTCAAGGGCGAGGTTGCCAGGTATCAGACCTGCAGCAGAGAGAAGGCATGACAGACACCTCCCTTTCGCCGACTGCCGGCAATGCGCCGGACAGCCGCCGCGACGTCGGCTTTGCCATAGGCATCGTCCTAATCCTGGCCGTTCTTTTTCTGCCAATCCCGACATTCCTGATCGATATCGGCCTGGCCATGTCGATCGCGCTGTCGGTCTTGATCCTGATGGTCTCGCTCTGGATCCAGCGTCCGCTCGATTTCTCGTCTTTCCCGACGATCCTGCTGATCGCCACCATGCTGCGGCTGTCGCTCAATATCTCGACAACGCGCATGATCCTTGCCAACGGCCACGAGGGGCTGAATGCGGCAGGCTATGTGATCAACGGCTTTTCGCAATTCGTGATGAGCGGTGACTTTGTCATCGGTCTGATTGTTTTTGCGATCCTGGTCATCGTCAACTTCATGGTCATCACCAAGGGCGCAACCCGTATTGCGGAAGTTGGTGCACGCTTCACTCTGGACGCGATCCCGGGCAAGCAGATGGCGATCGATGCGGATCTTTCCGCAGGCCTTATCGATGACAAGGAAGCACAGCGTCGGCGCAAGGAACTGGAAGAGGAAAGCTCCTTTTTCGGCGCGATGGATGGTGCCTCCAAATTCGTTCGCGGCGACGCGATTGCCGGCCTTATCATTACGGCTGTGAACATCCTTGGCGGCATCGTCATTGGTGTGACCCGCTATGACATGACGGTTTCCAACGCGGCAGACGTTTTCACCAAGCTCTCCGTCGGCGATGGCCTCGTCTCCCAGATCCCGGCACTGATCGTTTCGCTGGCGGCTGGTCTGCTGGTGTCCAAGGGCGGCACCAGAGGATCGACCGACAAGGCTGTTCTCGGCCAGCTTGGCGGCTATCCGCGTGCCCTGTTCGTCGCAGCTATCCTGATGGCCATCTTCGCGTTGATGCCTGGTCTGCCCATGTTGCCGTTCCTGCTGCTGGCGATCCTGATGGGCTTTATCGGTTATGCCATTCCGAGGCGTTTGGCAGCGGCGAAAAAGGTCGAGGACGACAAGATACGCGCAGCTGAGGAACAGGCAAAGCTTGAGGAAAAGGACTCCGTCAAGGAAACCCTCAAGTCGGCTGAGGTCGAACTGGTGCTTGGCAAGCAGCTTTCCGCCGAGCTGCTGACGCGAACCGGTGAACTGTCTCGCCGCGTTGCCAAGATGCGCCGGAAGTTTGCCGAGCAGTATGGTTTTGTCGTGCCCGATATTCGGGTCACCGACAGTCTGACGCTTGATCCGAAGAGCTACCAGATCAAGATCCACGGCACCATCATTGCCTCGCAGCATCTGAAAGTGGGTGAACTGCTGGTCATTCCGAACAATGACGAGGCACTGCCGGTACCGGCTGACCAGACGCGTGAGCCTGCATTCGGGATGCCAGCCTACTGGGTGCCGCCTGCGTACAAGGACGAACTCAAGCGCCGCGGCATGACGCCGGCCGAGAACATCACGGTCATCCTCACGCATCTGAGCGAAGTGATCCGCAACAACCTGCCGCAGCTCTTGTCCTACAAGGATATGCGCAAGCTGTTCGACAGGCTGGACCCGGAGTACCAGAAGCTTCTCGACGATATCTGTCCGGCGCACACGTCTTTCTCCGGTCTGCAAGCGGTGCTCAAGCTTTTGCTGGCCGAACGGGTTTCGATCCGGAATCTCAACCTGATCCTGGAAGCCGTTGCCGAGATCGTTCCACACGTCCGCAGATCGGAGCAGGTGGTGGAGCACGTTCGAATGCGCATCGCCCAGCAGATTTGCGGCGACCTTGCAGAAGGCGGCCCTCTGAAAGTGCTGCGTCTCGGAAACCGATGGGATCTAGCCTTCCACAATGCCCTGAAACGGGACGGGAAGGGCGACGTCATCGAGTTCGACATCGAGCCGCAACTGGTGGAGGAATTCGGCACGCAAATGTCCGACGCGGTCAAGAAACACATGAAGGACGGCAGCCGCTTCGCGGTGGTAGCGGCACCTGATGCCCGGCCATACGTACGCATGATCGTGGAGCGCATGTTCCCGACCTTGCCGGTCCTGTCGCATCTTGAAATCGCACGCGGAGTGGATGTTTCCGCGCTCGGAAGCGTCTCGTGATTTCCGGCGGCCTCTTTTTCAGCACCTTCAGCTCCTCGCTGCTTCTGGCGGTCTTCCTGTTGTTCTGCCGGATAGGAGCGTGCCTGATGGTGATACCGGGGTTCGGTAGCAACCGTGTGCCGGTGCATGTTCGCCTGTTCATCGCGCTTTCCGTCGCGTTGGCCTTGTCGCCCCTGTTGGCGCCAGGCGTACAGGCGTCCCTGCCGGATGAGCAGCTCGGCACTGTTGCCGGCTTTATCGGGGCGGAGTTGCTGACCGGAGCCTTCATCGGTTTTCTGGGACGCATCTTTCTGGCGGCCCTGGAGACGCTGACGACGCTGGTGTCCATGGCAATCGGCCTGTCGAACATGCCGGGCATGCCGATCGATGGCGTGGATTCCCTGCCGCCTGTCGCAAACCTTTTCACGGTGACGGCAACGGCGATGGTGTTCATCACCAACCAGCATTGGGAAATCCTGCGCGGGCTGGCTGCCTCCTATGAAGCGATCCCGGTCGGGCAGCCGCTGGCGGCCGTAACAGGCCTGGAGCAGTTCGCCGAGCAGTTGGGCCGAACCTTCATCCTGGCATTGCGGGTGTGCAGCCCGTTCATCGTCTACACGGTTGTTGTGAACTTTGCCGTCGGCCTCGTCAACAAGCTGACACCGCAGATCCCGGTCTACTTCATCTCCATGCCGTTCGTGATCGCGGGCGGTCTCTACTTTCTTTATCTCGTCATCGCGGAGGCCATCATGATCTTCCTCGACGGCTACTTCACTTGGCTCCAGATAGGTTAGGCAAACCTGACCGTGAAAGGTTCCTGTTCCATGGCAAGAAAAAGTCAGGATATTGAACGTTTGTTCCGGATGCAGAAGCAGATTTTCCTGTTTTCATCCTGGCTACTTCAGAAGCTTGACGCTCAGGTCTATCAGCTGAACGAAAAGGAAAGACGCATTCTGCTGGCCCTTTCGAATGGCGACCTGGCACAGCACGACAGGTTCATCGCCAACGCTGCCGAGCGGCTGAGACGCATCATCGAGGAGATGTCACGGCTCAGCGAAGCGCGCGCAAAGGTGAACTCCGAATATGATCGCCAGCGGTTGATGCTGAAACTCATGGCTGAACGTCTCGCCAGGATGCGTGGGGAGGAACAGCGTGCTGAAGAAGAACGGGACCTGATGGATCTGCTCGACCGCAGATACGGGTGAAAGCCACTTGGCGTGAACGGGGCATATTCGTCGCCGTCCAGCAAGAAGACGCAAGCCTCCCGCAAGCTGCGCAGGCTATTCCTGAGGATGCAAACAAGGTTCGGTTCAAGTGTATTGCTTGCCTTGCCCTGTCGCCTGCCGGGCCTTGTTTGCACCTTATGTTTTTCGAGGAGCCCAGCATGGCGATTTCGCCTCCTTCAGATCTGATCCTGGATGTGTCCAAGGCTGCCGATCCGGTGAACCTTGCTGACGCCACGAACCGTCTCAGGTCCATTTCCGCTGGTGGTTCGGGAGATGGCTTTGCACTTGCCTATGCCGGTGCGACGAACCGGGCAGGAGCCACTGAAGGCAGTTTTCGAACCGCCAATTACGAAGGACCGTCCCAAAAGTCTCCTGCGGAGAAATTCGAGGCGATGATCCTCAGCCAGTTCGTCGAAACAATGCTTCCGGATGACTCCGAAGCGGTCTTCGGGTCCGGAACCGCTGGGGAAATCTGGAAATCGATGCTTGCCGAACAGGTCGCAAACCAGCTTGCCGCCAGTGGCGGTGTCGGTATCGCCGGCCTGATTTCAGATACGCTTGAAAAGGGAGTTAAAGCCTGATGGACGCTGCCAACGATGTTGACTTTCAGGACGTTGCCGTGACCGATCTTGCACTTCAGGAATTCACCCCCGATCCGGTGCGATCCATGCCGCTGGTTGTCGCCGTTCGCCGAGCAATCGGCGCTGTGCGCGAGGAAACCCGAGCGCTTCGTGCAAACCCGACAGCGGACCTGAAGATCTTCGAATACGGCAAGAGCCAGGCTTTGCTTGACCTGTCCAGGGCTCGGACACTCGTGCCGCCGGCGTTCTATTCTGAAGAGCTGCGCGAAGACATCGCCGAATTCAAGGAAGTGCTCGATGAGAATGTCGGCCTGTTGCAACTGCATATGAATGCGGTGACGGAAGTTGTCGGCATGATGTCCAGAACCATGATCGACTATGAATCCGACGGCACGTACCAGGCACCGTTTCCGGAGAGGGCTCGATGATCAAGACCATCGTTGCCGGCCTCTGGATGTCTGCCACCATGCTGGCGTCCGGTTACGGCACCACGCAGTATCTGGCAGCCCAGAAAAGGGTCGGCGACGATGAGCCGGCGTTTGTAGGGCTGGATTATGAGACAGTGAACCCGGTCAACGTGCCGATCCTGTTTGATGGCACGCTGCAGGGATATGTGGTGATCAAGATGGTCTTTACAGCGGATGGCGATACATTGCGCCGCCTGCCTGTACCGCCACACCCTTTCCTGGTGGATGAAGCCTTCCGGGTACTCTATTCGGATGAAACCCTCGATTTCCGTAGCCTGGAACGTTACGACCTGGAGGCTTTCACCGAACGTCTCAAGAAAACCACCAACGCGCGTCTCGGCCGGCCCGTGGTGCACGACGTCCTGGTGGAGGAATTCAACTATTTCGACAAGGAAGACGTGATCACGCACTAGCCGCTGATCCTTGTCTTGTACTGAAAAACTTCTTCTGCCGCCTCCCAGGCAATTGACGCCCAGTTTCGGCTGGGCGTCTTTTTTTGATCCTCACCGCGGCCTGTTTTGTGCTTGATGGAACAGGACTATTCGGAAAACCTACGGAATAGACCGAGCGCAGAGTGCGCGACTTTGCCTGGTACGGTTTGGAGGATAGGCCCATGAAGACGATACCGGTATCGAGCAGTAGTGGCTCAATCGATCTGACTTCCGATGATATCCAGGTTTTGGAAAACGCAGTTGAAATCCTGCTTTATTCCGATGTTGAAGACGGTGAGCAGGCGAGGGAAATGCGGCTAACCGGAAAAAGCCTGCACGAAATCATGGAGCGCTTGTCGACGCTTCTGGGAGAGTGAATTTGAGCGATAGCAGGTCAATATAAATTCGTTGTGCTTGTTTCGCGGCATTTAGCGAATGCCGATTTCAGCCATCAGTATCGAAAATCGTGTCGATCGCCTGGAAGATGGTCTTGTAGACACCGATTTCGTCTTTGGCGAAATCTCCGTGTGGCACCGCTCTTTTTGCTTCGGCAATCAAGTCGGCCTTGATGGCTGCCAGATCCACTTGCGTACCCATCGGCCGATTTGAGAGCTCCACGTGCAGGCGTTTGGCGATCCCGGCATAGGCGACGATTGCAGTCACCATGTGGGCGGGATCCTCCGGGATCTGGATTTTCTTCATACGCGCCGTTTCTCTGGTTTCAGTTGCAGGTAGTTTCAAGGTCCGGAAGACTCGAAACGCGCGGCAGGGCCAACAGCATATGGTGCTAGGCTGGCAGAATAGAAGCAAGTTGGCGAATTTCGGTAAGTTGCCGATGCATCAGGCGAAATAGCGGGCCGGCACATCGTTCGCATCTGTGCGGACGAGCTGCCTGACAAACCGGAAATTATTTGGGATGCCTGAAACGCAACTACCGCAACCGGGCGTCCTTCAGGGCCTCGAGTAGCAGTTCCGTTTCTTTCGCTTTGTTGCCACCGGCGTCCGGCACCTCGACATAGGAAACGTTGACTGCATTGTCCGGCCAGGCGAGGACGGCGGTAAAATAGATCCAGACACCCTTGTTGAAGAATTCCAGATCCAGGGAAATGCGCGGGGTGGTTTCCCACTCGACATCTGCCTGTGCGGCCATGGAATAGCGCAAGGAGCCTTCCTTGAAGAAGAGCTCGGCCGATGTCTTGATCAATTCATCGATATTGCCGTGCTGGTCTGTTCGTATGTAGGCGACGAAGTCGACCACATCGACCAGTTTCAGATCTTCGATAAATTCGGTCAGAGCAGAGGCAATTGCTTCCTGGCGCTGCCGGTCGCATTCCAGTGGCGACGGTTTCGTGCCGTTGCCTTCAGGCATATCGTGCATTCCCCGGACCTCCAAATACATTAAATTATACAGCAGTTTTGGTCTGGCGTGAGTACACGTAGCAAATGATTTCCGCAACTGCTCTGTAGAATTCCGGCGGGATCATCCTTTCAACTTCTGTAGCAGCGTAGAGAGACCGTGCAAGTTGCCGGTCCTCGATCACGGGAATATTGTTCGCCTCGGCGATCTCCCTGATCTTCAGCGCAATCAGATCCTGCCCTTTAGCTACAACAACCGGGGCAGGGTTTTGGTCCCCGTCGTAGCGCAAGGCAACGGCGAAGTGTGTCGGATTGGCAACAATCAGGGTTGCTTGCGGCACGGCTGACATCATGCGGTTTCGTGCCCGGTCGCGTGCGAGCGAGCGTTGCCGGGCCTTGACGATCGGGTCGCCTTCCATCTGCTTGTGCTCGTCCTTGATCTCCTGCTTGCTCATGCGCAGGTTCTTGCGCCAGTGCGAGCGGGACCAGAGAATGTCGACTGTAACCAGTAGAATGGTTACGATGCAGACGCCGGCGATCAGCTTCATCGATATCTGAAGGATCGCTTCGGGAAGTGCGCTTGGATCTGTGAACATGGCGTTGATCAGTTCCGCTTCATTCGCCCGGAACTGGCCATAGACGATGGCACTGACCGTGGAGAACTTGAAGACTGCCTTGAGGAACTCCACAAGGCCTTGGGCTCCGAATATGCGGCTCCAGCCCTTCGCCAGCGAGAGCTTGGAGGCATCCGGCTTGATGCGGTGAAAAACGATGCTGGGCGTGTTCTGCAAAAAAGCGGACGCAAGACCGGACACGGCAAGCAGTGCGACAATCGGGGCGAGGAAGACCATGACCTCGATCGACACCGCATGTGAGAGCAGCAATGCGTCGGCGCTGTTTCCAAGATCCACTCCTCCCGAAAGGTCCAGAAGATGCGTCAGCGTTTGCACGAGCTGACTCGATGCCGATGTAACAACGAAACTGCCGATCAAGAGCGTCGCGATAAATGTTGCCAGAACGGGGGCTTCCCGTGAGACCGGGGTGTTGCCCTTTTCTATGGCATCGCTGATCTTTTTCTCGGTCGGTTCCTCTGTTTTTGAATCCTTGTCTTCTTCCGACATCCAGCCACCCGGTGTTCAGGCTCAGATCACGTCGAACCGCTTGCAAAGACGATCACGCAAAGAATGCGCCTTCGTCCTGCTTCGGATTCAGCTCGATTTCACCACGCGACGCCATTTCCAGCGCAAGGTTGGTGATCGCGCTGCGGGCATCCAGAACGTCGCGCTGAGCGGCCGGTTCGCCGGCTGCAAGTTCGTGTTCGGCGATACGACGTGCGCGCGATGTCAGAGATGACAGGATCACTTCCCGGAACTGGGCATTGGTTCCCTTCAGTGCCAGCACGATCCTGTCCGTCGGGATCTGATCGAAAATCGCCATGCGGGTCCGGGCGTTGAGATTGGTGATGTCGTCGAAGGTGAAGAGCAGACCCTTCAGAAGTTCTGCGGTTTTCGGTTTCACCTCGTTCAGGTTCTCCAGAGCGTCTTCCATGTGCTCGCGGTCCATCTTGTTGAGAATGTCCGCCATTCGAGCATGGGAGTCTGCTTCCAGGGTGCCCGACAGGTTGAGCATGAAATCCTCATGCATGGTCTTTTCGACGTCGCGCATGATTTCCGGTACAACCGCCTTGATCGACAGCATGCGCCGGACAAGAGAGTTGCGCGTCTGGTTATTGATCTGGCCGAGAACCTTTGCTGCTGCACTCGGCTTTATCTTTGTCAGGATCAGCGCTGCGGTTTGCGGGTGTTCCTTCAGGAGATAGTTTGCGAACACCGTTTCGGAAACCGTGGTCAACCGGTCCCAGATGGACCGGTTGGAGTTGCCGAGCACGTCCGACATGATGTCTGCAAGCTGATCGTCCGGCAGGACACCTTCCAGCATTTTCTCCACTTCGTTGGCCGAACCATAAAGCGTCGTGCCATGAGAGAACTGCTCGATGAATTCCTCGGCCAGGCGATCAAGTTCTTCCGATGCCACCGTTCCGAGCTGAGCTGCGGAGACGGTGATCATCCGGATTTCTTCCTGATCGAAATGCCGGAGCAGTTTCTGCGAACTCGTCTTGCCCAGCGACAGCAGCAGAGCGGCCACGCGCTGTGTACCGTTCATTCGGCGGGCAGGCGGAGCAGGCGGCTTGGCCAGGTTTGCAGCGGTTGCTGCGGCGGCGTTGGCGGAATTCATCATTTTGTCACTTCAATCCTAAGGAGACAGCCTTGGGCAAACCGGAGAATGTGAGGCCGGAGAAATTCGACCTCAGATATCCATACCGCCGGCCTGGGCGCTCATGATCTCCGTCAGCGAAACGCCGAAGCGCGAGTTGTCGTCTTCCACAACCACCACTTCTCCGCGGGCGATGACACGGCCGTTGACCACGATGTCGATCGGTTCGCCGACACGATGATTGAGCGGAATGACCGCGCCGCGACCGAGTTTAAGGAGGTTGGAAACCAGCATGGTCGCAGATCCGAGAACCACCTGGATGTTCACGGGAATGCCGAGAATGGTGTCGAGATTTCGGTCGTCACCGATGGTATCGCCATTCTGGTTCTTTTCCGGCGATTCCACCTTGGCGAAACTCGCGGCATCGGCCGGGCGGGTTTTCGGGCCTTTTTCAGCGTCGATGTGATCGATGATTGTTTCGGACATTACATCTTATCCTTCTGGTTCATGGAGACCGTGCGGAACGGGCTTTGCAGCGAATTGTCGATACGGTGGACGCGCGTGGGTGCCTGTTGATGGACCTG includes these proteins:
- the flgD gene encoding flagellar hook assembly protein FlgD; translation: MTSVEGVSATQGAASTASAQKQLTVDYDTFLHLMMAQMQNQDPTNPMDASEQLAQLASFSQVEQSIQTNAKLETLLTNLSFGQVDDLIGRTVTDANGTTGVVEKVEVYSDGTVLALDNGQGVLLGPGVTIS
- the fliQ gene encoding flagellar biosynthesis protein FliQ; this translates as MNEVDALDLVRTAIWTILVGSAPAIVPAMIVGIGIALLQALTQVQEITLTFIPKIVAILVMIVVAGPFIGGQIYSLTTLIYNRIETGF
- the flhA gene encoding flagellar biosynthesis protein FlhA; this encodes MTDTSLSPTAGNAPDSRRDVGFAIGIVLILAVLFLPIPTFLIDIGLAMSIALSVLILMVSLWIQRPLDFSSFPTILLIATMLRLSLNISTTRMILANGHEGLNAAGYVINGFSQFVMSGDFVIGLIVFAILVIVNFMVITKGATRIAEVGARFTLDAIPGKQMAIDADLSAGLIDDKEAQRRRKELEEESSFFGAMDGASKFVRGDAIAGLIITAVNILGGIVIGVTRYDMTVSNAADVFTKLSVGDGLVSQIPALIVSLAAGLLVSKGGTRGSTDKAVLGQLGGYPRALFVAAILMAIFALMPGLPMLPFLLLAILMGFIGYAIPRRLAAAKKVEDDKIRAAEEQAKLEEKDSVKETLKSAEVELVLGKQLSAELLTRTGELSRRVAKMRRKFAEQYGFVVPDIRVTDSLTLDPKSYQIKIHGTIIASQHLKVGELLVIPNNDEALPVPADQTREPAFGMPAYWVPPAYKDELKRRGMTPAENITVILTHLSEVIRNNLPQLLSYKDMRKLFDRLDPEYQKLLDDICPAHTSFSGLQAVLKLLLAERVSIRNLNLILEAVAEIVPHVRRSEQVVEHVRMRIAQQICGDLAEGGPLKVLRLGNRWDLAFHNALKRDGKGDVIEFDIEPQLVEEFGTQMSDAVKKHMKDGSRFAVVAAPDARPYVRMIVERMFPTLPVLSHLEIARGVDVSALGSVS
- the fliR gene encoding flagellar biosynthesis protein FliR, yielding MISGGLFFSTFSSSLLLAVFLLFCRIGACLMVIPGFGSNRVPVHVRLFIALSVALALSPLLAPGVQASLPDEQLGTVAGFIGAELLTGAFIGFLGRIFLAALETLTTLVSMAIGLSNMPGMPIDGVDSLPPVANLFTVTATAMVFITNQHWEILRGLAASYEAIPVGQPLAAVTGLEQFAEQLGRTFILALRVCSPFIVYTVVVNFAVGLVNKLTPQIPVYFISMPFVIAGGLYFLYLVIAEAIMIFLDGYFTWLQIG
- a CDS encoding rod-binding protein, whose translation is MAISPPSDLILDVSKAADPVNLADATNRLRSISAGGSGDGFALAYAGATNRAGATEGSFRTANYEGPSQKSPAEKFEAMILSQFVETMLPDDSEAVFGSGTAGEIWKSMLAEQVANQLAASGGVGIAGLISDTLEKGVKA
- the flhB gene encoding flagellar biosynthesis protein FlhB — protein: MSEEDKDSKTEEPTEKKISDAIEKGNTPVSREAPVLATFIATLLIGSFVVTSASSQLVQTLTHLLDLSGGVDLGNSADALLLSHAVSIEVMVFLAPIVALLAVSGLASAFLQNTPSIVFHRIKPDASKLSLAKGWSRIFGAQGLVEFLKAVFKFSTVSAIVYGQFRANEAELINAMFTDPSALPEAILQISMKLIAGVCIVTILLVTVDILWSRSHWRKNLRMSKQEIKDEHKQMEGDPIVKARQRSLARDRARNRMMSAVPQATLIVANPTHFAVALRYDGDQNPAPVVVAKGQDLIALKIREIAEANNIPVIEDRQLARSLYAATEVERMIPPEFYRAVAEIICYVYSRQTKTAV
- a CDS encoding flagellar motor switch protein FliG — protein: MMNSANAAAATAANLAKPPAPPARRMNGTQRVAALLLSLGKTSSQKLLRHFDQEEIRMITVSAAQLGTVASEELDRLAEEFIEQFSHGTTLYGSANEVEKMLEGVLPDDQLADIMSDVLGNSNRSIWDRLTTVSETVFANYLLKEHPQTAALILTKIKPSAAAKVLGQINNQTRNSLVRRMLSIKAVVPEIMRDVEKTMHEDFMLNLSGTLEADSHARMADILNKMDREHMEDALENLNEVKPKTAELLKGLLFTFDDITNLNARTRMAIFDQIPTDRIVLALKGTNAQFREVILSSLTSRARRIAEHELAAGEPAAQRDVLDARSAITNLALEMASRGEIELNPKQDEGAFFA
- the fliN gene encoding flagellar motor switch protein FliN; this encodes MSETIIDHIDAEKGPKTRPADAASFAKVESPEKNQNGDTIGDDRNLDTILGIPVNIQVVLGSATMLVSNLLKLGRGAVIPLNHRVGEPIDIVVNGRVIARGEVVVVEDDNSRFGVSLTEIMSAQAGGMDI